The following proteins are co-located in the Chaetodon trifascialis isolate fChaTrf1 chromosome 14, fChaTrf1.hap1, whole genome shotgun sequence genome:
- the LOC139342328 gene encoding multiple epidermal growth factor-like domains protein 11 yields MDCRGVVPAICAACLIGVVLSQTTLTPAVTDTTLIENVTGVTPTPVILSSTTTGCFAFNTSTCEPCAPGSQYDNSTLLCECCSDPGLCLFPGACLPCTRGFYQPLAGQQQCLPCDRGSYTNFTGSPLCQPCPPGSFNNNTGSDSCTSCSPGFFSSQQSSTSCTSCAPGSFCNSSGCPQCQTCPGGTEALQTAAKDCTPCRPGMHKAPLQTMCQICSSGYFQIHWGQESCDVCPENHYCPSPDVNPIQCPSDAFCPKGSLAPGYCMETFFRKAGDTCELAPVTIALLVIGGGVALLFIILMVLRRRRDIDGELNAARAPLLHKERPQGRYYGMPCDAEPVYAGW; encoded by the exons ATGGACTGTCGCGGAGTTGTGCCTGCGATATGCGCCGCTTGTCTCATTG GCGTAGTGCTGAGCCAGACCACACTTACGCCTGCTGTGACGGACACCACTCTCATCGAGAACGTGACCGGTGTGACTCCAACTCCCGTGATTCTCAGCAGCACGACCACGGGCTGCTTTGCCTTCAACACTTCTACTTGTGAGCCCTGTGCACCAGGGTCGCAGTACGACAACA GCACCTTGCTGTGTGAATGCTGCTCCGACCCCGGGCTGTGTCTATTTCCTGGAGCCTGCCTGCCATGCACCAGAGGTTTCTATCAGCCTCTAgctggacagcagcagtgtcTGCCCTGCGACCGCGGCTCCTACACAAA TTTCACTGGAAGTCCTTTATGTCAGCCCTGCCCTCCTGGATCCTTCAACAATAACACTGGCAGTGACAGTTGCACAAGTTGTTCACCAG GTTTTTTTTCGTCACAGCAGAGTTCCACCTCATGCACATCATGTGCACCGGGAAGCTTTTGCAA CTCATCTGGTTGTCCTCAGTGCCAGACGTGTCCTGGAGGGACAGAAGCTCTACAAACTGCTGCCAAAGACTGCACACCATGCCGGCCAG GCATGCACAAGGCCCCCCTTCAGACTATGTGTCAAATCTGCAGCAGTGGCTACTTCCAGATCCACTGGGGCCAGGAAAGCTGTGATGTATGCCCAGAGAATCACTACTGCCCT AGTCCAGACGTTAACCCCATTCAGTGTCCCAGCGATGCATTTTGCCCAAAGGGCAGTCTGGCTCCAGGCTACTGCATGGAGACATTCTTCCGCAAAGCAGGGGACACTTGTGAACTGGCTCCTGTCACTATTGCTCTTTTAGTTattggaggaggag TGGCCCTACTCTTCATCATTTTAATGGTACTACGTCGACGGAGGGACATTGACGGAGAGCTGAATGCAGCACGAGCTCCGTTATTACACAAGGAGCGACCTCAGGGTCGATACTATGGGATGCCCTGTGATGCAGAGCCTGTATATGCTGGCTGGTGA